In Pseudomonas sp. MM213, a genomic segment contains:
- a CDS encoding GGDEF domain-containing protein: protein MALDPPTMLTLSIALAAAAALYLAIEWRSIREPSLLFWSAGFATITVGSTLALLRISGLLLIGIWFANGLLVTAHFLFLLGVARFTQVRLSRAWYLIFAAWFAMLLLPDEASWSKIMLVANSLLVALPTLRASFLLRPHGKSLSVGAVQLRYVLLTHGLFYLAKAISVVVPGTLIDLAAFRGEIIQISLVEGAMAIMLIALSMTGTERYRREKRIERLAARDPLTALYNRRALEVRAPRLLENVSGMRPGALLLIDIDNFKLVNDLYGHTAGDRLLVSLSEMIRAVLPGGALAARLGGDEFVILLNDASSERVVGLGNALRDRFHQAAAQAFTTPEPVTLSIGANLFDQPPASLTALIEQGDTALYESKRGGRNSLRLVDRTLAGGELSPTR, encoded by the coding sequence ATGGCGCTCGACCCTCCAACGATGTTGACACTCTCTATCGCCCTCGCAGCGGCCGCCGCGCTGTATCTGGCGATCGAGTGGCGCAGCATTCGCGAACCCTCGCTGCTGTTCTGGAGCGCTGGATTTGCCACGATCACCGTGGGTTCGACCCTCGCCTTGCTGCGCATCAGCGGCCTGTTGCTGATCGGTATCTGGTTCGCCAACGGCCTGTTGGTGACGGCGCACTTTCTGTTCCTGTTGGGCGTCGCGCGTTTTACGCAGGTGCGCCTGTCTCGTGCCTGGTACCTGATTTTTGCAGCCTGGTTTGCCATGTTGTTGCTGCCGGACGAAGCATCGTGGTCGAAGATCATGCTGGTGGCCAATTCGCTGCTGGTCGCCCTGCCGACGCTCAGGGCCAGCTTCCTCCTGCGTCCTCATGGCAAGTCTTTGAGCGTGGGCGCGGTGCAACTGCGTTATGTGCTGCTGACCCACGGGCTGTTTTATCTGGCCAAGGCGATATCGGTGGTCGTGCCAGGCACGCTGATCGATCTGGCGGCCTTTCGTGGCGAGATCATCCAGATTTCGCTGGTTGAGGGTGCAATGGCGATCATGCTGATCGCGCTCTCGATGACCGGCACCGAACGCTACCGGCGGGAGAAAAGGATTGAACGGCTGGCGGCACGCGATCCGTTGACCGCTCTGTACAACCGCCGCGCCCTCGAAGTGCGGGCACCGCGCCTGCTGGAGAACGTTTCGGGCATGCGACCGGGCGCGCTGCTGCTGATCGACATCGACAACTTCAAACTGGTCAACGACCTCTACGGCCACACGGCCGGTGATCGACTGCTGGTTTCGCTGAGCGAGATGATTCGCGCGGTTTTGCCCGGCGGTGCACTGGCGGCCCGGCTGGGCGGTGACGAGTTTGTCATCCTGCTGAATGACGCATCGAGTGAGCGAGTCGTCGGGTTGGGCAACGCGCTGCGGGACCGGTTTCACCAGGCCGCCGCACAGGCATTCACCACGCCTGAACCGGTCACCTTGAGCATCGGCGCCAACCTGTTCGACCAGCCGCCGGCAAGCCTGACCGCCTTGATCGAGCAAGGCGACACCGCGCTTTACGAATCCAAGCGCGGCGGACGCAACAGCCTGCGCCTGGTGGATCGAACCCTGGCCGGAGGCGAGCTGTCACCTACCCGCTGA
- a CDS encoding MFS transporter, producing MTSAATEQVSPQTLRKVIVAAGIGNFVEWFDFAVYGFLATTIAQQFFPSGDASVALLKTFAVFAVAFAFRPLGGIFFGMLGDRIGRKRTLAMTILLMAGATTLIGLLPTYAAIGVTAPVLLSLIRCAQGFSAGGEYAGACAYLMEHAPSDKRAWYGSFIPVSTFAAFASAAVVAYALEASLSAEAMGSWGWRLPFLIAAPLGLVGLYLRWKMDETPAFQAVTQQHAVAHSPLKETLRNHGSAICSLGAFISLTALSFYMFTTYFATYLQVAGGLSRATALLVSLIALIFAALMCPLAGLYSDRVGRRMTVMTACALLIVAVYPSFMMASSGSFAASIVGVMLLAIGAVLCNVVTAALLSETFPTRTRYTASAITYNMAYTLFGGTAPLMATWLISTTGSNLSPAFYLIAIAVLALVGGLALPETSKISLHDVSSGEKQTEVPAVARG from the coding sequence ATGACAAGCGCCGCGACAGAGCAGGTCAGCCCGCAAACCCTGAGAAAAGTGATTGTCGCCGCCGGCATCGGCAATTTCGTCGAGTGGTTTGACTTTGCCGTCTACGGCTTCCTCGCGACGACCATCGCCCAGCAATTTTTCCCCAGCGGCGATGCCAGCGTTGCGCTGCTGAAAACCTTTGCGGTATTCGCCGTGGCCTTTGCGTTTCGGCCTCTGGGCGGGATTTTCTTCGGCATGCTCGGTGACCGGATTGGTCGCAAGCGCACCCTGGCGATGACCATTCTGCTGATGGCGGGCGCGACGACCCTGATCGGTTTGTTGCCGACCTACGCCGCGATCGGTGTCACGGCACCGGTGCTGCTGAGTCTGATCCGCTGCGCCCAGGGTTTTTCCGCGGGCGGCGAATATGCCGGTGCCTGCGCCTATCTGATGGAACATGCCCCCAGCGATAAAAGAGCCTGGTATGGCAGTTTCATTCCGGTGTCGACCTTTGCCGCGTTTGCATCGGCAGCCGTGGTGGCTTACGCACTCGAGGCGTCACTGTCGGCCGAAGCCATGGGCAGTTGGGGCTGGCGCCTGCCGTTCCTGATTGCCGCGCCACTGGGCCTGGTCGGTCTTTACCTGCGCTGGAAGATGGATGAAACCCCGGCGTTCCAGGCCGTCACCCAGCAACATGCTGTCGCGCACTCCCCGCTCAAGGAGACCCTGCGCAACCATGGTTCGGCCATCTGCTCACTCGGTGCGTTCATCTCGTTGACAGCCCTGTCGTTCTACATGTTCACCACCTACTTCGCGACTTACTTGCAGGTCGCGGGCGGCCTGAGTCGTGCAACGGCGTTGCTGGTGTCGCTGATTGCACTGATCTTCGCCGCACTGATGTGCCCATTGGCCGGTTTGTATTCGGATCGGGTCGGGCGGCGCATGACGGTGATGACGGCCTGCGCGCTGTTGATCGTGGCGGTGTATCCATCGTTCATGATGGCCAGTTCCGGCTCGTTCGCAGCCTCCATCGTTGGCGTCATGCTCCTGGCGATTGGCGCCGTGTTGTGTAACGTGGTGACCGCCGCCCTGCTCTCGGAAACTTTCCCGACACGCACTCGCTACACCGCATCGGCGATCACCTACAACATGGCCTACACCCTGTTCGGCGGCACCGCGCCGCTGATGGCGACCTGGCTGATCAGTACCACCGGCAGCAATCTCTCGCCGGCGTTCTACCTGATTGCCATTGCGGTGCTGGCATTGGTTGGCGGCCTGGCGTTGCCGGAGACTTCGAAGATCTCCCTGCACGATGTTTCATCGGGTGAGAAGCAAACAGAGGTGCCGGCGGTGGCACGAGGGTGA
- a CDS encoding VOC family protein yields the protein MVSKNTICLWYDGAALDAATFYAETFPDSAVNAVHRAPGDYPAGKKGDVLTVEFTVMGIPCLGLNGGPSIKHNEAFSFQVATDDQAETDRLWNAIVGNGGEENVCGWCRDKWGLFWQITPRVLTAAITDPDPAAAKRAFEAMMQMGKIDVAAIEAALRG from the coding sequence ATGGTCAGCAAGAACACGATTTGCCTGTGGTATGACGGCGCCGCGCTGGACGCCGCGACGTTCTACGCCGAAACATTTCCGGACAGCGCGGTGAACGCCGTCCACCGCGCCCCCGGCGACTATCCGGCGGGCAAGAAGGGCGACGTCCTGACGGTGGAATTCACGGTGATGGGCATCCCGTGTCTCGGGCTGAACGGCGGGCCGTCGATCAAGCACAACGAGGCCTTCTCGTTCCAGGTGGCGACCGACGATCAGGCCGAGACGGACCGCTTGTGGAACGCGATAGTGGGGAACGGCGGCGAAGAAAACGTCTGCGGCTGGTGCCGGGACAAGTGGGGTTTGTTCTGGCAGATCACCCCTCGGGTGCTGACGGCGGCGATCACCGATCCCGATCCCGCCGCGGCCAAGCGTGCATTTGAGGCGATGATGCAGATGGGCAAGATCGACGTCGCGGCGATTGAAGCGGCGCTCAGGGGTTAG
- a CDS encoding dihydrofolate reductase family protein, with the protein MRTLTVAAFISLDGVIQAPGGPEEDLGGDFRFGGWIVPYADEASGQAINELFAQPFELLLGRRTYDIFAAYWPGKNEHPIGDLFNRVAKHVATHRPDTLGWQNSHALKGNLADAIRVLKQQDGARLLTQGSSDLVRQLLAAGLVDELRLMMFPVVLGRGKRLFGDDALASAFTLAHSITTPAGVLISRYERSGEVRTGTFEDVD; encoded by the coding sequence ATGCGCACGCTCACTGTTGCCGCTTTCATCAGTCTTGATGGCGTTATTCAAGCACCCGGTGGACCCGAAGAGGATCTCGGCGGCGATTTCCGTTTCGGTGGCTGGATCGTGCCTTACGCCGACGAAGCCTCCGGCCAGGCCATCAACGAGCTGTTCGCGCAGCCGTTCGAGTTGCTGTTGGGGCGGCGCACCTACGACATTTTCGCGGCGTATTGGCCCGGTAAAAACGAGCATCCCATCGGCGACCTGTTCAACCGCGTGGCCAAGCACGTCGCCACGCATCGACCCGATACGCTCGGCTGGCAGAACAGCCATGCACTGAAAGGCAACCTTGCCGACGCGATACGCGTGCTCAAGCAGCAGGACGGCGCCCGTTTGTTGACCCAGGGCAGCAGTGATCTGGTGCGCCAATTGCTGGCCGCCGGGTTGGTCGACGAGCTGCGGTTGATGATGTTTCCCGTGGTCCTGGGGCGTGGCAAGCGCCTGTTCGGCGACGATGCGCTGGCGTCGGCGTTCACTCTGGCGCACTCGATCACCACGCCAGCGGGTGTATTGATCAGCCGCTACGAACGCAGCGGCGAAGTACGTACGGGAACGTTCGAAGACGTTGACTAG
- a CDS encoding antitoxin Xre-like helix-turn-helix domain-containing protein, protein MAVALQQQAFTKSQCVTGLRAAVGILDKWRASSDQACRILRISRSTYTRARQRDPEWAVALDADQMQRISFVLNIHAALRLVFDNPENVYGFPSMANDNEFFNGRSPLEIMAQGDMISLYETFRRIDVLRGAQW, encoded by the coding sequence ATGGCCGTTGCCCTCCAGCAACAAGCCTTCACCAAAAGCCAGTGCGTAACCGGCCTGCGCGCCGCTGTCGGCATTCTCGATAAATGGCGCGCCTCCAGCGATCAGGCCTGCCGAATCCTGCGCATCTCCCGCAGCACCTACACCCGCGCCCGCCAACGCGATCCCGAGTGGGCGGTGGCGCTGGACGCGGACCAGATGCAGCGCATCAGTTTCGTGCTCAACATCCACGCGGCGCTGCGCCTGGTGTTCGATAACCCGGAAAACGTCTACGGCTTCCCGTCGATGGCCAACGACAACGAATTCTTCAACGGCCGCTCCCCGCTCGAGATCATGGCTCAGGGCGATATGATTTCCTTGTATGAGACCTTCCGGCGCATCGACGTGCTGCGGGGCGCGCAATGGTGA
- a CDS encoding GFA family protein — MDSFTGGCLCGNVRIVASGRPYRVGLCHCLDCRKHHGALFHASAIFPESAVTITGETRDYAGRFFCPRCGSSVFARTDDEVEVNLGSLDAPDQLTPTYESWITRRERWLPPFPLTRRYKHDREGTGRFEG; from the coding sequence ATGGACTCTTTCACCGGCGGTTGCCTGTGCGGCAACGTGCGAATTGTGGCATCCGGGCGGCCATACCGGGTCGGCCTCTGTCACTGTCTCGATTGCCGCAAGCATCATGGCGCGCTGTTTCACGCCTCCGCGATATTCCCCGAGAGTGCGGTGACGATCACCGGCGAAACCCGCGACTATGCGGGGCGTTTTTTTTGTCCGCGCTGTGGCTCCTCGGTTTTCGCCCGCACCGACGACGAAGTCGAAGTGAACCTGGGATCGCTGGATGCCCCTGACCAACTGACGCCCACCTATGAAAGCTGGATCACCCGTCGCGAGCGTTGGCTGCCGCCGTTTCCGTTGACCCGACGATACAAGCACGACCGCGAAGGCACGGGACGTTTTGAAGGGTAG